The following nucleotide sequence is from Rhodospirillales bacterium.
AGCAACGGCGCGGCGAACGCGAGCAGCAGCACCACGCCCAGGATCGTGCCGCCGATGATCGCCGCGCGATGCGAGAGGATCCGGCCGAGAAATTCCTTCATGTGCCCGCCCGCCCCTTCGTCAGCCGACCTCGATGCGCGGATCGACGAAGGTGTACAGCAGATCGACCAGCAGGTTGACGATCACCACCAGGCACGCGGACAGGAAGAAAATGCCGAGCAGCAGGTTGAAATCGCGCGCGAACAGGGATTGGAACGCCAGCAGCCCGAGCCCCGGCCAGCCGAACACCGACTCGACGATCACCGATCCGCCGAGCAGATTGCCGGTCTGCACGCCGGCCATGGTGAACACCGGCAGCAGCGCGTTGCGCAGCACGTGGCGGAACGTGACCCGCCGTTCGGACAACCCCTTGGCCCGCGCGGTGGTGACATAATCCATGCGCGACTGTTCGATCATCGCCGCCCGCATCAGCCGGGCGTAGAGCGCCATGTAGAACAAGGACAGGGTAATCGCCGGCAGAACCAGGTGGCGCGACACGTCCACCACCCGCTCCCAGCCCGAATAGAACATGCCGACCGACTCCATTCCGGTCGCCGGCAGCCAATCGAGCTTGAGCGAAAACGCGACGATCAGCATGAGCCCGACCCAGAACAACGGCGTCGCGTAGGACACGATGGCGAGGATCGAAATCATGGTGTCGCGCCAGCTGCCTACCCGGGTCGCGGCGAGGAGCCCCAGCAACACGCCGGAAGCGACCGACAGCACCAGGGTCGCGCCCATCAGCAGCAGCGTCGGCCCCAACCGCTCGAGGATCAGATGGAGAACCGGCATGTTGTGGCGAAAGGAAAAGCCGAGGTCGAGCAGCAGAACGTTTTTGACGTAATAGAAAAGTTGCGTGAACAGCGGCTGATCGAGACCGAAGCGCTGGCGCAGCATGGCCATGTATTCGGGCGTGGCCGACCCCGCTTCCCCGGCGAGAACGTCGGCGGCGTCGCCCGGGGCCAGTTGCAGCAGGAAGAAGTTGGTGACGACGATGCCGAGCACGATCGGCACCGCCTGCCCCAGGCGGCGGGCGATATAGCGAAGCCGCTTGCGGGCAACGCTCATCGTGCGAACCGCGCGTTCGCGCCCGCCGACCGTGGGGCGGGAATCACGACTTCAGGTACGCCTGGTCGAAGTTGCCGAGGACTCCGAGCGCGCTGTCGATGATCTCGACGTACTTGTTGTTATAAATGGTCGGGAACTCCAACTCGTGGATATAAGTGATCGCGCATTCCTCGACCACGATCTGCTGGAACTCCTTGTAGAGCTGGGCGCGCTTGGCCGCGTCCGGCTCGATCGCCGCCTTGTCCATCAGCTCGTCGGTCTTGGGCGACGACCAGCCGGTGTTGTTGACGAACACCGTGCCCTTGCGGATCGACGCCGAGTGGTGCATGCGGTGCACGCCGATGACCGGATCGGGGAACGTCTGCAGCCAGTTGCTGGTGAACTGGAAGTCGTACTCGGTGTAGACGCGCCGGAGCCAGGTGGCGACGTCCTCGTAGCGCAGGGTGACCTTGATGCCGAGCTGGTCGAGGCGCTGCTTGACGTATTCGCCGAACCGCTGCCACTCCTCCCCGTAGGGCGTGATGTCGTGGGTCACCTCGAAGCGCACGCCGCTGGCGTTGCGCTTGAAGCCGGCTTCGTCGAGCAGGCGGTTGGCGATCTCGAGGCCGTTGGCGACCTCGTAGTTCTTGACGTCGCTGGTGTAAAGCCCGCTCGCCTTGAAGTTCGAGTTGATCGGACCGGTGGCGACGCGGCCGAAGCCGAACCAGATCTTGTCGATGATGTACTTGCGTTCGAGCGCGTAGGCGACCGCCTGGCGCACCTTCTTGTTGTCGAACGGCGCCTTGCGGGTGTTGAAGTCGATCTGCACGATCGGCGAGGAGCTTTCGTAGCCCTTCTTGGTCACCGTGATGTGTGGCAGCTTGGCGAGCTGAATCACGTCGCTGTAGGGCACCGCGCCGAACCCGGCCAAATGCACCTCGCCCTTTTCCAGCACCGCCGAGCGGGTGGCGGTGTCGGCGATCGAGCGCACGACGACCCGTTCCAGATACGGCTGACCCGACTTGAAGTAATCGCCGAAACGGTCGAAGCGGATGTACTGGCCGCGCTTCCATTCCACGAACTTGAACGGTCCCGCGCCGACCGGCTCGTTGGCGTACTTGCTGTTCTTGATGTCGGTGCCCTCGAACAGGTGCTTGGGCACGATCGGCGTCTCGAAGCCCGACAGCACCATCATCATGTAGGGCGCGGGCTTGTTGAGCCGGAACACCGCCGTCTGCGGGTCGGGGGTTTCGATTTTCTCCACCTCCTTGAAGCTGTTGGCCGCGCGCGGATGGAACTTTTTCAGCACTTCCATGATGCTGAACTGCACGTCGGCGCTGGTGAGCGGCTTGCCGTCGTGGAACTTCACCCCGCGGCGCAGCTTGAAGGTCACCGTGCGGCCCTGGTCGGTCACGGTCCAGGATTCGGCGAGACTCGGCTTCGGGCTGAGGTCGAAATTGTATTCGAGCAGGCCGGCGTAGGCGCGCGTGCCCGCCTGGCTGACCGGGATCGACGTGCTGAGGAAGGTGGCGAGCGTCGGCACCTCGGGCTGCACCAGGTGAACCAGGGTGCCACCGACCTTGGGCTTGGCCGCAAGCGTCGAACCCGGCAGCAGCCACGAGCCGAGCGCGGCGCCGGCCGCGACCGTGCCGGTGCCTTTGAGAAAAGTCCGCCGATCCCAACGTTGGGCGATGTCGTCCGCGCTCATGGTGGCCTCCCCGGGATGAAGTTGTGTGAATGAAAAAACGGTCCAAGCCGTTTTTATTAATTCCGATTATTAAAGTTCCCAAAGGACGGCGCTGTCAACGTCCGACTGCGCCGTGTCGACGGGGCGCCGGGTGCCGGCGGCAAGATCGCGGCCATGAACCGTCTTCACGGCAACGCGGCCGCCCACAATGGCCGCCAACGGCGCTATCCGCCATGACTGCCCGCCACGGCACCCAGGACCACGAGCAGGCTGGCCGTCAGCAACACCCAATGGAAACGCTCGATCAGGGCGAAGATCCGTTCCGGCCGCTCCTTGGCGCGGGCCTCAAACCACCGGCGCAGAAACAAGGGCTCGGCGGCAAACAGGACGAAGGTGAAAATCGCCCAGATCGCGACCATGCCGTGCATCCACCAGAAAACCGGGTCGGCGAAGCGGTGCCAGAGGTCCCATCGGACCAGCAGATGTAAACCCGTCGCTCCGACCAGCAGCGTCGTGATCCGGGCCTGGACGGCGAAGCGCTTTTCCACCTTTTCGAAGAAAGCCGCCCGCTCGGCCGGATCGCGGGTCTCGCGCACGGCGGGCAGCAGCACGGTCGTGACGAAGGCCACCCCGCCGATCCACAAAACGACGCCAACGACGTGCAGGGCGCGGGCCGCGACGATGTCATCCATCGGTTCCGTCCTTCCTCTCCACTCGGCGCGGTCGACGATATCCCGGAATGCGTCGGCAGTTTCCAAATAATCCGCGACCTCGCGGATCGCGCCGGTCCCCGGTGCCGGTGGCCTCCCCGGGGGCAAGTCGCGCGGATAAAAAAGCGGATCGAACCGCCTACCTCGACTGGTGGTGCGGCACGTCGACGAGACGGCGGGTGCCGGCCGCAAGATCGTAGACGTGGAACGAATTCATGTTGCGCCCGTAGAGATGCAGGCTGACCGCCTGGGCGCGGTCGTCGGGAACGCCGGTGACGTGGATGTGATCTGGGTTCGGCACGAACGTGCTGACCGCGCCTTCGGGCAGCAGCGTGCCACCGCCGCGCCGGAGGCGGATACCGTGGTCGCTTCGGATCGCGCCGTCGACCGACATATAATTGCGTTCCTCCAACACGCCCCGCAGCACCCCGACCACGCCCCAGCAGCCGTGGTCGTGGATCGGCGTCCATTGGCCGGGGAGCCAGACCAGCGCGAACAGGGACAGTTCGCCATCCTCGGACATGTGGATGGCGTTGCGCGCATAATGATCCGGGTCGCTGCGGAAATGTCCCGGCGCGAGAAAGGTTTTGGAACCGAGCAGCAGATCGCGCATCAGCGGCGCGATCTTCTCGACCACCGTCGCCGCTTCGCGTTCGGCCGCCATGACCGCGCGGCAACGCGCGACGAATATGGCCAGCTCGCCGCCTGCGGGTTGTGCCGTGGTCAACGGAAGCCCCCTTCTCGCCCATTCAAACGCGCCCATTCAAGCATGGGCCGCGCGGCGACGGTACCACCTAAATATTTCGCTTGGAGGCGGCAGCGGGGCCGACCAAAATGCCGGTCGGGAGAGATACCGGAAATGGCGCTTCGAGGGGGCGGCGGCCAATCGTCGATGTTGTCCGCGATCGTCAACCGGCGTGTCGGTTTGATGGTGTTCGGTTTCGCCGCCGCGTTCGTGCTCTGGTACGCGAGCGTCAAGTGGCTGCCGTTTCCCGCGTTCCGGCGCCTGCCCGATCCGGTCGGCGTCCTCCAGGAATGGCTGAGCCGCGATCCGGCCTACGGCATTTCCGTCTTCACCGCCGATTACTACGTCCACATCCTCTACAGCACCTACCGCGCGACCACCGCGTTCGCACTGGCGGTCGTGCTCGGGGTGCCGCTCGGCATCATGATGGGCTGGAAAACGACGGTGCGCGAGTATTCCGACGCGCTGCTCACGTTGCTGCGCCCGATTCCGCCGCTGGCTTGGGTGCCGCTCGCCATCCTGCTGTTTCCGGGCACCGAACCGGCGGTGATTTTCGTCGTCTTCCTGGTCGCGTTCTACGCCACCACCCTCAACACCTGGGTCGGCGTGCGCGCGATCGACGTCGCCTACTTCCGCGCCGCGCTCTGCCTCGGCGCGCGGCCCGTCGACGTGCTGCGCGACGTCATCATCCCGGGGGCCATGCCCTCGATCTTCACCGGATTGCAGATCGCCATGGGCGCGGCCTGGTTCTCGCTGGTCGCGGGCGAAATGATCGCCGCCCGCTACGGCCTCGGCTACGTGATCTGGGAGGCCTACAACCTGATCCAGTACCCGACCATCGTCATCGGCATGGTGACGCTCGGCTTCGTCGGTTACGTGTGCAGCGCGCTGATCCGAGTCGCCGGCGACCGGCTGATGCGCTGGCACCAGAAGAACATCGGTGCGGTCCGTGGCTAGCGCGCCCGCAACCGCCGTCAACGGCGCGGTGACGATCGATGCCGTCGGCAAGGTCTACGGCGAAACGGTGGTGGCGCTGGAGGATTGCAGTCTGGAGATCGCCGCCGGCGAGTTCCTCGCCCTGGTCGGGCCGTCCGGGTGCGGCAAGAGCACGCTGCTCAACATCCTCGCCGGGTTCGACCATCCGACCCGGGGCACCGTCACCCTCGACGGCGCGCCCTTGGCGTCCGCCGACCGGGCCGCGCACCCGGGCCCCGACCGCATCGTCGTCTTTCAGGAAGGCGCGCTTTTTCCCTGGAAAACGGTGCTCGACAACGTGACCTACGGCCTCAAGGTGCAGCGGCAAACGGCGCCGGAGGAAGCGCGGGCACGGGCGCTCGACATGCTCGCGCGCTGCGGCGGGCTCGACCGCGTCGCCCACCAGTTTCCGGGGCAGATTTCGTCGGGCATGCAGCGCCGGGTCGAGCTGGTGCGCGCGCTGATCAACGACCCCAAGATGCTGCTGCTCGACGAGCCGTTCCGCGCCATGGACACGGTCTCCAAGGGGCGCATGCACCAGCATTTGCTGGACATCCACGCGCAATTCCCGAAA
It contains:
- a CDS encoding ABC transporter ATP-binding protein, coding for MEIAAGEFLALVGPSGCGKSTLLNILAGFDHPTRGTVTLDGAPLASADRAAHPGPDRIVVFQEGALFPWKTVLDNVTYGLKVQRQTAPEEARARALDMLARCGGLDRVAHQFPGQISSGMQRRVELVRALINDPKMLLLDEPFRAMDTVSKGRMHQHLLDIHAQFPKTVFFITHDLEEAILLADTVAVMTTRPGRIRSRVAVDLPRPRHARMIASERFVALKEQLIAAVHEEALKAFERGERELA
- a CDS encoding ABC transporter permease → MSVARKRLRYIARRLGQAVPIVLGIVVTNFFLLQLAPGDAADVLAGEAGSATPEYMAMLRQRFGLDQPLFTQLFYYVKNVLLLDLGFSFRHNMPVLHLILERLGPTLLLMGATLVLSVASGVLLGLLAATRVGSWRDTMISILAIVSYATPLFWVGLMLIVAFSLKLDWLPATGMESVGMFYSGWERVVDVSRHLVLPAITLSLFYMALYARLMRAAMIEQSRMDYVTTARAKGLSERRVTFRHVLRNALLPVFTMAGVQTGNLLGGSVIVESVFGWPGLGLLAFQSLFARDFNLLLGIFFLSACLVVIVNLLVDLLYTFVDPRIEVG
- a CDS encoding twin-arginine translocation signal domain-containing protein; the encoded protein is MSADDIAQRWDRRTFLKGTGTVAAGAALGSWLLPGSTLAAKPKVGGTLVHLVQPEVPTLATFLSTSIPVSQAGTRAYAGLLEYNFDLSPKPSLAESWTVTDQGRTVTFKLRRGVKFHDGKPLTSADVQFSIMEVLKKFHPRAANSFKEVEKIETPDPQTAVFRLNKPAPYMMMVLSGFETPIVPKHLFEGTDIKNSKYANEPVGAGPFKFVEWKRGQYIRFDRFGDYFKSGQPYLERVVVRSIADTATRSAVLEKGEVHLAGFGAVPYSDVIQLAKLPHITVTKKGYESSSPIVQIDFNTRKAPFDNKKVRQAVAYALERKYIIDKIWFGFGRVATGPINSNFKASGLYTSDVKNYEVANGLEIANRLLDEAGFKRNASGVRFEVTHDITPYGEEWQRFGEYVKQRLDQLGIKVTLRYEDVATWLRRVYTEYDFQFTSNWLQTFPDPVIGVHRMHHSASIRKGTVFVNNTGWSSPKTDELMDKAAIEPDAAKRAQLYKEFQQIVVEECAITYIHELEFPTIYNNKYVEIIDSALGVLGNFDQAYLKS
- a CDS encoding cysteine dioxygenase translates to MAAEREAATVVEKIAPLMRDLLLGSKTFLAPGHFRSDPDHYARNAIHMSEDGELSLFALVWLPGQWTPIHDHGCWGVVGVLRGVLEERNYMSVDGAIRSDHGIRLRRGGGTLLPEGAVSTFVPNPDHIHVTGVPDDRAQAVSLHLYGRNMNSFHVYDLAAGTRRLVDVPHHQSR
- a CDS encoding ABC transporter permease — encoded protein: MVFGFAAAFVLWYASVKWLPFPAFRRLPDPVGVLQEWLSRDPAYGISVFTADYYVHILYSTYRATTAFALAVVLGVPLGIMMGWKTTVREYSDALLTLLRPIPPLAWVPLAILLFPGTEPAVIFVVFLVAFYATTLNTWVGVRAIDVAYFRAALCLGARPVDVLRDVIIPGAMPSIFTGLQIAMGAAWFSLVAGEMIAARYGLGYVIWEAYNLIQYPTIVIGMVTLGFVGYVCSALIRVAGDRLMRWHQKNIGAVRG